A segment of the Fibrobacter sp. genome:
GGTAGCTCAGGTGCTGGTTAGCCCCGAAGGCGACAACAAGTGGCTTGTGACTGGTACGATCTCCGGCGTGCAAACGCTGACCTGCTCCCGCACCTTGGAGCCGTTTGACCGACCCTTCTCCACTGAAATCGTGGTCGAAGTTGAACGTACTCAGGTGCAAAAACAGGAACTGGACGACGAAGACGTCGACGTCTACGCGTTCAAGATCCCCCAGGGGCAGTACTTCGTTGACGTTTCCGAGTGCGTTCGTGAGCTAATTATACTGCAAGAACCGCAGGCACCCGTGAAAAATCCCGACGAAGATTTTATCTTTGTAACAAACAACAAGCCAGAAGAGGAAGCCGATGGCGAAAAGCCCTTGGATCCCCGCTGGGAAAAACTCAAAGCTCTTAAGAGCAAAATGGAAAACAGGAGTTAAAAATGGCAGTACCTAAAAGAAAAACTTCCACCGCTCGTCGTGACAAGCGTCGTACCCACTGGAAGATGGAAGTGCCCGCTATGGCTACTTGCGATCATTGCGGTTCCG
Coding sequences within it:
- the rpmF gene encoding 50S ribosomal protein L32 — encoded protein: MAVPKRKTSTARRDKRRTHWKMEVPAMATCDHCGSVKRPHRVCPVCGFYNGVEVIDMKAEA
- a CDS encoding DUF177 domain-containing protein; this encodes MRFDIAQTLTEPEDRQVVWSHADAPEIFDELHLKGDLVAQVLVSPEGDNKWLVTGTISGVQTLTCSRTLEPFDRPFSTEIVVEVERTQVQKQELDDEDVDVYAFKIPQGQYFVDVSECVRELIILQEPQAPVKNPDEDFIFVTNNKPEEEADGEKPLDPRWEKLKALKSKMENRS